The following are encoded together in the Rhodothermales bacterium genome:
- the hemW gene encoding radical SAM family heme chaperone HemW has product MAGIYLHIPFCKQRCVYCDFYFVTTVRDPAPFVDALCREIADYGERFGGREPIDTIYVGGGTPSLLAPDDVARILSALGDHFDTRGVRETTFELNPDDGTPAYLDAIRSAGVDRLSIGIQSFFEEDLRWMNRAHSSTQARAIVPMARQAGFTNYSIDLIFGLPAQPPDRWHANLNIALELEAPHLSTYGLTVEPRTPLGNRVKRGVEPVATEEVMAERYRETMHRLRTAGYDQYEISSFALPGRHSRHNQLYWRHANYLGFGPAAHAFWWDESGPRRWANARSLRRYLETGGQAVDMEEALDPDTLANEYIMLRLRTREGLDLVRLRERYGRDLAGSHTADLARFAAEGWVEFSESHLHLTDAGFLLCDALTVALIT; this is encoded by the coding sequence ATGGCTGGCATCTACCTCCACATCCCGTTCTGCAAACAGCGGTGTGTCTACTGCGATTTCTACTTCGTGACGACCGTCCGCGACCCCGCGCCGTTTGTCGACGCCCTCTGCCGTGAGATAGCCGACTATGGCGAGCGCTTTGGAGGCCGCGAGCCGATCGACACGATCTACGTTGGTGGCGGCACGCCGTCCCTGCTGGCGCCGGACGATGTCGCCCGCATCCTTTCCGCCCTGGGCGATCACTTTGACACGCGCGGGGTGCGGGAGACGACGTTCGAGCTCAACCCGGACGACGGCACGCCGGCGTACCTCGATGCGATCCGTTCCGCCGGCGTCGACCGTCTTTCCATCGGGATCCAGTCGTTTTTCGAGGAGGATCTCCGGTGGATGAACCGGGCGCACTCGTCCACCCAGGCGCGGGCCATCGTACCCATGGCTCGTCAAGCCGGCTTCACGAATTACTCGATCGACCTCATTTTCGGCCTCCCGGCTCAGCCGCCCGATCGCTGGCATGCCAACCTGAATATCGCGTTGGAGTTGGAGGCGCCCCACCTCTCTACGTACGGCCTGACGGTGGAGCCGCGCACACCGCTCGGCAATCGAGTCAAACGAGGCGTCGAACCCGTCGCGACGGAAGAGGTTATGGCAGAACGGTATCGCGAAACGATGCATCGACTGCGTACGGCCGGCTACGACCAGTACGAAATCTCGAGCTTCGCGCTCCCCGGGCGTCATTCGCGCCACAACCAGCTCTACTGGCGTCATGCGAACTACCTGGGGTTCGGGCCTGCGGCTCACGCCTTCTGGTGGGACGAGTCCGGCCCCCGCCGGTGGGCCAACGCCCGAAGCCTCAGACGCTACCTGGAGACCGGCGGACAGGCCGTGGATATGGAGGAGGCGCTTGATCCGGATACCCTGGCCAACGAATACATCATGCTTCGGCTTCGAACCCGGGAGGGGCTCGACCTCGTCCGGCTGCGCGAGCGGTATGGGCGCGACCTCGCCGGCTCGCATACGGCGGATCTGGCGCGTTTCGCTGCGGAAGGGTGGGTGGAGTTCTCGGAGAGTCACCTTCACCTGACGGACGCTGGCTTCCTCCTTTGCGATGCCCTCACGGTAGCGCTTATCACCTAG